The window GTTCAGGGTTGTACCGGGTATCTGCGTTCCACTTGCTGCTGCAACGTGTGCCGGAATTCCGCTGACGCACCGCGACGTGGCCTCTTGCTTAACGATGACGGCGGCCGAAGTTGATGCCGCGAACGACTCGCTACGAGCCTGGCGGGGCATTGCTGAGGCGGCAGACACCCTGGTCTTTCCGATTGCAGCCGGTAAAGCCGGTGAGTTCACGCGGTTGCTCACGGAGAACGGACGAGACCGTAATTCGCCGGTTGCATTCATCCATTCAGCGTCGCTCACGGATCAGCGTGTTACCACCAGCACGCTCGGCGCCGCAGGCGATCTGACCGCGGAATGCAGCAGCATCCAGGATGTTGTGTGCGTGGTTGGCGACGCTGTACGCCTTCGCGAGTCACTTAAGTGTTCCCGTGAAAGAAAGGGACACGGACTATCTGGAAGGCGCATTGTAGTAACGCGCTCTCAGGATCAAGCCGGCGGACTGGCGGCCGATCTCATTAAGGCTGGAGCGGACGTGGAGCTGTTTGCCTGCATTCGAATCGAACCCCTGGACGATTACACCTCGCTGGATCGAGAACTGTTGAACGCCGCCGCTTACCGCTGGGTGGTATTTACCAGCCCAAACGCGGTAGAGGCCGTTGCCGCCCGGCTTGACGCTTTGCACTGCGACGCTCGGCTATTTGCTTCCAGTCGCATCGCTGCAATCGGCCAGGCTACCGGCGCCGCACTACGCCGGTGCATCGGGCTACTCGCGGATTTCACACCGCGTACGGCGTTGGCCGAGGGCCTCATCGACGACTGGCCCGACAGAGACTTCAAGGGTATGCGGGTTTTGTTGCCGCGCGCTGTGGAAGCGCGACCGCTGCTGCCACAGTGGCTCGAAGAGCAAGGAGTGTCGGTCACCGTTGCAGCCTGCTATCGGACGGTGCCGGCAGGCGCTTCCGCTGCGAATCTGTGCCAGGAGATCGCCGCTGGGCGCATCGATGCGATCACCTTCGCATCCGCCTCTACCGTGCGGGCTTTCGCGGCCGCCATAGAATCTAACTCACCCGGCAGCGCCAGACTGCTGTTGAAGGATGTGGCGCTTGCAGCAATCGGTCCAGTGACTGCGGACGCGCTGCACGCATTGGGCCTTACGCCGAGCATCGTTGCTACGGAACATTCAATAGCTGGATTGGTCGCCAAGATGGAGGAGTATTTTGGAACTGTCGATCACCACGCGCATGCGCCGCCTCCGGACGTCACCGGCGATGCGCAGCCTGGTTCGTGAAACCAACCTTTCACCGGCCAACCTGATTCTGCCGTTGTTCGTTCACGAGGGAGACACAAGTGTCCCGATCGAGGCGATGCCGGGCGTCAGTCGCCTGACACTCTGCGACATGCAGCGGACGGTGGAGCGTGCCGCGGCGGCCGGTTTGGGTGGGGTGATGCTTTTTGGCGTACCGTCCGTCAAGGACGAGACCGGGAGTGAAGCGTGGAACCCTTGCGGTATAGCCGCTCGAAGCATTGAAGCCGCAAGACAAACGGCGGGTGACACACTGGTAGTGGCCGCCGACGTGTGTTTGTGCGAGTACACCAGCCACGGGCACTGTGGCGTTGTAGAAAGTGGTGCCATATCAAACGACGCCACAGTGAAACTTCTGGCCCAAACAGCAGTCTGTTATGCTAACGCTGGAGTCGATATCGTGGCGCCATCCGACATGATGGACGGACGCGTCGCTGAAATCCGGAAAGCTCTGGACCGTGAGACCTTCGTGAATACGGCTATAATGGCGTACAGCGCCAAAACGGCGAGCGCGTTTTATGGCCCTTTTCGTGAGGCGGCCGGCAGTACACCGGCCTTTGGTGATCGTCGCACCTATCAAATGGATGCTGCAAACGGACGGGAAGCGATGCGGGAGATGCAAGTCGACGCAGACGAAGGCGCCGACATTTTGATGGTCAAGCCGGGACTGCTTTGCCTGGATATACTTGGCGAAGCGCGTCGGCGGTTTGACCATCCTCTTGCCGTTTACAATGTATCCGGTGAATACTCTATGCTCAAGGCGGCTGTACGGGCCGGATGGCTGGATGAGTCTCGTGCCGTGGAGGAGCTTCTGGTCGCGTTCCGCAGGGCCGGCGCTGACATAATACTCACCTACCATGCCTTGGAGTACGCGGAGCGAGTTCGAAACATTCATTGAGACGCGATGAGCCCAACCGATGCCGGTTAATCCACCTATGCTGAGCGAACCACCAGGCAGCGATACGGGTTCCCGCCTGCTTCAGCAGGTTCTGGCGCTTGCCGCGCTCCTGAACGACTGTCAAGATCTACAGAGCGTGCTCGATGCCGCAATCGTAGCGGCTGCTGAGACTGCCGGCGCTGAACGCGGCTTTGTACTCATTCTGGATCCTGCCACGCGGCGCGTTGAAAGCTTTGCCACACACAATATCGCCCGCGAGACACTCACCAGCTCGCTGTCACAACCCGACGGCGACAACCCCGCCGAAATCAGCCGATACTCGGTCGACACCGTTCTTGAGAGCCTCCAGCCGCTTATCGCCACGAATGCATTCGAAGATCCCACGCTTGGCGCCAGAGAGAGCATCCGGCTCGGGCATCTACGCTCTGTGCTCTCGGTGCCCCTGATTCTCCGCGGCACGCTCCTGGGGGTGATCTACCTCGATAGCCGTATCCAGAGTACGGTGTTCTCGGCCGACCAAAGCACGGCGCTTGCGGCGGTGGCCAATCAGGTTGCTATCTCTACGCACAACGCTCGCCTGCAGCAGGAACTGCGCCGGCAATCCGACGAGCGGCTGCGCCTGCAGGATGAGCTTCATCAACATGAAACCCGGAGGATGGCTCTGGAACAGGCCAACCAGCTCAAGTCAGATTTTGTCGCCTTCCTGGCGCACGAACTTCGGAATCCGCTCACCGCGATTCACGGCGCGGCAGACACGCTGCGAACCCTCGACCCGGCCGAGTCCAACCGGCGGGAGTGGTACGACACCATTGCCGTGGAGAGTGGTCGGATCCAGGAAACCATCGAAGAGTTGCTGGATGAGGCTCGGCTGGATGCTGGAAAGGACCTGGCAATCCGGCGTGTGCCGGTTCACATTCGTGACATCGTGGCCGAACAGATCACGCGCAGGCGACACGACAAGGCATATACCGCCGGCCATACGCTTCAGGTGGACATCGACCCGGAAACCCCCGAAGAGATTCAGAGCGACCCCGAGAAGCTCCACCATATCCTTGGAAACCTGATAGCAAACGCCATCAAATACTCCCCCGGTGGCGGCGCTGTCAAGATCGAGGTCGCACCGGTACCCCCCAACATGCTGCGGTTAGCGGTCTCGGACCACGGTCTGGGCATAGCCGCCGACAAGATGGAGCGGCTCTTCTGCAAATACGATCGTCTCGATCGCGAGTCAATCCAGCATATTCCGGGAACGGGTCTTGGGCTCTACTTCACGCGCCAGTTGGTGGATCTTATGGGCGGCTCCGTAGATTGTGAAAGCGAAGAAGGGCGTGGATCCACGTTCACGGTGCGGCTGCCCATCGACGCGTCCCCGTGACCCGCATGCGGCTTGCGGATGACCACGCTGCAGGTAGCCTACCGTTTCACGAGTCGGCAGGCTCGTCAGGGCTCGCGGCACGCTGCCTGTTGGCGCTGGCAACTCGCCGGACGCGCAGCGGTCGTGGTGCCAGACGCCGATTGGACGAAGTGGGATCCCACGTGGAGCTGCGTACCTCGGATGGGATTCGCATTTCGGGCTGGTTAAGGCGGCGCGATGGTTCGGCGCCGGTCTGCCTCATTGCCTGTCATGGATATCGCGGCTCCAGTTTGCAGTCGCTGCCGTGGTTCCAACTCGCTGAGCGGCTGGGCTGTTCGTGCCTTGCGTTTGACTTCCGCGCGCACGACCACAGCGGCGGCGGCTTCACCACCTGCGGCGCCAAGGAAATACTCGACCTCGCTGCAGCCGTGGATTACGTCTCATCGGAGCCTCGACGCCTCGGCCGGATCGTTGTCTGCGGGCTCTCCATGGGCGCCTCGACCGGGATCCGGCTGGCTGCGCAAGATCCACGGATCAAAGCGGTAATCGCAGAGTCGCCCTATCTCACACTGGAGCACGCCACCCACGCCTGGTGCCGCGCCACAGCCGGCCCGTTTGGCCCACTCCTTTCCGAAGCGATGTGCCGCGCGGCAAAGGCACGTTGGAATGTGGAACCGGCCGAGGTGTCGCCAATGCGCGCAGCCGCTGCGCTGGTGGACACCCCGCTGCTGGTACTGGCGGCCGGACGTGACAAACTGGCGCCACCGGAGAGTGTTCGCAAAATCGCGGAGGCCGCCCCACTCGGCCAGCTGGTGGTACTGAAGCGCGCCATGCACGCCGCGTGCTGGGCAACCGACGGCGCGACTGTCGCCACGGTTGCGGAGGCGTTCATCCGGCGGGTGACAACCCCGATGCAGGTCGCACCGAAACCGGACATTTAGGTGTACAATTTCATAGGATGCCGCCGTTGAGCGGCACGTTTTGCGAAGAGGTTTTCGAAGAGGAGGAGTGATCCGGTGGCTAAGAAAGTCCGCCTGGGCGTAATCGGAACCGGAGGTATCGCCAATGGCGCCCACCTTCCCGGCTACAGCCAGATACCCGACGAGTGTGAGATATATGCACTGTGTGATATCGATGCCAAGGCATTGAACACTACAGCCGATAAGTACTCTGTTACACGCCGATTTGACGACTTCAATGACCTGCTAAAGCTCGACGAAATCGATGCCGTTTCCGTTTGTACGCCCAATTACGTTCACTACTCGGCCACAATGGCTGCTCTAAAGGCCGGCAAACATGTGTTGTGTGAAAAGCCGATAGCCATGAACGCTGTTGAGGCGGCCGAGATGGTTGCAACTGCGCGCGCCAACGATCGCATCCTGCAGATCGGCTATAACTCGCGATTTGCGCCCAAGAATCAGGTGCTCAAGCAGTTTATCGAAGCTGGGGAGCTCGGCGAAATCTACTACGCCCGCGCACAGGCGATGCGCGTTCGTGGTATTCCTGGCTGGGGCGTCTTCATCGACAAGGCCAAGCAGGGCGGCGGGCCGCTCATCGACATCGGCGTTCACATCCTGGACCTCACCCTCTGGTTGATGGGCCACCCGGAGCCGACGTTCGCCAGCGGCGTGACCTACCAGAAATTCGGAAAGCGCGGAGACGTGGTCGGCTTTATGGGTCAGTGGGACTATAAGAACTTCACGGTCGAAGATATGGCTGCAGGTCTCATCCGCTTTGCAAACGGAGCAACGGTGGTTCTCGAGTCGAGCTTCGTGGCCAACATCAAGGACGAGATCAACAACACCACCCTCCTGGGCACCGCGGGTGGCGCCCAGGCGTATCCGCTCACGATTACGCAGGAGCGGCACCGCAGCGTATTCAGCTTTGAACCACATGTGCCGGACGCGCACATCAACACCTACCACGCCGAGATGAAATCCTTCGTCGAGTGCGTTAAGCACAAGAAGAGCCCGTTGGTTACGGGTGAGCATGGCCTTATGGTTGCCCGCATCATGGACGCCATATATGCCTCTAGTGATGCCGGGCACGAGGTGGCTGTCGCTCCGGCGGCAAAACCGGCCCGTACGAAGAAGTCAACGTCCCCCGCGCGGCCGTAACGGGTGCGGCCGCCGATCATGACCACTACAACGCGCCTCTGGAAGCGCCGCGCGCTTCCAGGGCCGCTCGATTCGGTATCGGGCTGCGCGGTATGTCGCGTCACGAAGTCGGCCACCTGATTTGACGGCTTCGGATGCTACTTCACGCGACGGGCAGGCCGTACCCCAGGTATCGCTGACCAAGCTGCTGACTGGTGTGGTCATAGTTGCCGGCTTTGCAGAGCTAGCCTATATCATCGTCAACCTGTCGGCAATGCCCGTCTATATCCGGGCGCTCGGACTGGGACGCTCCTGGGTTGGCATCGTTGGCACCGTCTATCTACTTACCGAGGCAAGCCTCAAATCGCCATTCGGCGTGCTGGGCGACCGGGTCGGACGGAAGTTCCTGATCCTGGCCGGACCCGTTATCTCAATCTTCACTGCGGCACTGACTCCATTTGTGGCCAACCCTTATGGGCTCGTGCTCCTCCGGATCGCCGATGGCATGGGCGCCGCCGCGCTCTGGCCATCGTGCTTCAGCGTAATTGGAGACTTTGTGCCTGAGGCCCGGCGCGGCGCGGCAATGAGCATGTTCAACCTTGCGTACATTATGGGTATTGCCCTTGGACCAGCCATAGGTGGCAATGTGGATGATTGGGCGCAGGTGCACTTTCACCTCTCGGCGGCCGCCAGCAAAAACGCGTCATTTTTCGTGGCTTCGGCGCTTTTTGCGGTCACGGCGATTGCCGTGCTGGCACTCATTCCGCGTCAGCCACACTACGGCTCCCGGCCGGCCGATGCCGGCGAGGCGGCATTCAGTCTTCGCGACTTCCGGACGATGCTTTCGCGCATACCTGCCAATCTCGCTCTCGCCTTCGTCACGTTCCTTGGTATCGGGCTGGTCATGCTGTATGTAAAGATCTATGCTATGGAGCCCGGCGGGCCATTTCATATGACCGAGCGCCTCTTCGGAAACCTCATGGTGGTACCCGCGCTCGTCATCGCATTGCTTTCCGTTCCGTTGGGCAGCCTCGGGGACCGTGTGGGGAAAGCCATCGCAGTCCGCTGCGGCGTTGGCCTGTGCGTGATCGCCTTCTGGTTGTTGATGCTTTTTCCGTCTCGCTATATGCTGGTGATTTGCGGGGCGGCGATCGGCCTCGGCTTTGTTGTGGCGTTTCCTGCCTGGATGGCAATCGTGAGCGCACTATGCCACGAGCGCCAGCGCGGCGCCGCGAATGGCGCGGTCGGTACGGCACAAGGATTGGGTGCGATTATTGGCGCTG of the Armatimonadota bacterium genome contains:
- a CDS encoding GAF domain-containing sensor histidine kinase produces the protein MLSEPPGSDTGSRLLQQVLALAALLNDCQDLQSVLDAAIVAAAETAGAERGFVLILDPATRRVESFATHNIARETLTSSLSQPDGDNPAEISRYSVDTVLESLQPLIATNAFEDPTLGARESIRLGHLRSVLSVPLILRGTLLGVIYLDSRIQSTVFSADQSTALAAVANQVAISTHNARLQQELRRQSDERLRLQDELHQHETRRMALEQANQLKSDFVAFLAHELRNPLTAIHGAADTLRTLDPAESNRREWYDTIAVESGRIQETIEELLDEARLDAGKDLAIRRVPVHIRDIVAEQITRRRHDKAYTAGHTLQVDIDPETPEEIQSDPEKLHHILGNLIANAIKYSPGGGAVKIEVAPVPPNMLRLAVSDHGLGIAADKMERLFCKYDRLDRESIQHIPGTGLGLYFTRQLVDLMGGSVDCESEEGRGSTFTVRLPIDASP
- the cobA gene encoding uroporphyrinogen-III C-methyltransferase; translated protein: MSAAAPGLVWLVGAGPGDPDLITALGSRLLGIADVVVYDAAVQQALIDAAPVTAERIPVAASGDPAAAAGGTAGVLVSRALQGKSVVRLFVGDPFVFSCGAEEALACAAAGVEFRVVPGICVPLAAATCAGIPLTHRDVASCLTMTAAEVDAANDSLRAWRGIAEAADTLVFPIAAGKAGEFTRLLTENGRDRNSPVAFIHSASLTDQRVTTSTLGAAGDLTAECSSIQDVVCVVGDAVRLRESLKCSRERKGHGLSGRRIVVTRSQDQAGGLAADLIKAGADVELFACIRIEPLDDYTSLDRELLNAAAYRWVVFTSPNAVEAVAARLDALHCDARLFASSRIAAIGQATGAALRRCIGLLADFTPRTALAEGLIDDWPDRDFKGMRVLLPRAVEARPLLPQWLEEQGVSVTVAACYRTVPAGASAANLCQEIAAGRIDAITFASASTVRAFAAAIESNSPGSARLLLKDVALAAIGPVTADALHALGLTPSIVATEHSIAGLVAKMEEYFGTVDHHAHAPPPDVTGDAQPGS
- a CDS encoding Gfo/Idh/MocA family oxidoreductase, producing MAKKVRLGVIGTGGIANGAHLPGYSQIPDECEIYALCDIDAKALNTTADKYSVTRRFDDFNDLLKLDEIDAVSVCTPNYVHYSATMAALKAGKHVLCEKPIAMNAVEAAEMVATARANDRILQIGYNSRFAPKNQVLKQFIEAGELGEIYYARAQAMRVRGIPGWGVFIDKAKQGGGPLIDIGVHILDLTLWLMGHPEPTFASGVTYQKFGKRGDVVGFMGQWDYKNFTVEDMAAGLIRFANGATVVLESSFVANIKDEINNTTLLGTAGGAQAYPLTITQERHRSVFSFEPHVPDAHINTYHAEMKSFVECVKHKKSPLVTGEHGLMVARIMDAIYASSDAGHEVAVAPAAKPARTKKSTSPARP
- a CDS encoding MFS transporter, which gives rise to MTASDATSRDGQAVPQVSLTKLLTGVVIVAGFAELAYIIVNLSAMPVYIRALGLGRSWVGIVGTVYLLTEASLKSPFGVLGDRVGRKFLILAGPVISIFTAALTPFVANPYGLVLLRIADGMGAAALWPSCFSVIGDFVPEARRGAAMSMFNLAYIMGIALGPAIGGNVDDWAQVHFHLSAAASKNASFFVASALFAVTAIAVLALIPRQPHYGSRPADAGEAAFSLRDFRTMLSRIPANLALAFVTFLGIGLVMLYVKIYAMEPGGPFHMTERLFGNLMVVPALVIALLSVPLGSLGDRVGKAIAVRCGVGLCVIAFWLLMLFPSRYMLVICGAAIGLGFVVAFPAWMAIVSALCHERQRGAANGAVGTAQGLGAIIGAAASVPLYSLGAFHVGHLTVPAHVVPFIGCGVILTGAFFIALFAIHDRPASRPVTS
- the hemB gene encoding porphobilinogen synthase, producing MRRLRTSPAMRSLVRETNLSPANLILPLFVHEGDTSVPIEAMPGVSRLTLCDMQRTVERAAAAGLGGVMLFGVPSVKDETGSEAWNPCGIAARSIEAARQTAGDTLVVAADVCLCEYTSHGHCGVVESGAISNDATVKLLAQTAVCYANAGVDIVAPSDMMDGRVAEIRKALDRETFVNTAIMAYSAKTASAFYGPFREAAGSTPAFGDRRTYQMDAANGREAMREMQVDADEGADILMVKPGLLCLDILGEARRRFDHPLAVYNVSGEYSMLKAAVRAGWLDESRAVEELLVAFRRAGADIILTYHALEYAERVRNIH
- a CDS encoding alpha/beta fold hydrolase; translation: MELRTSDGIRISGWLRRRDGSAPVCLIACHGYRGSSLQSLPWFQLAERLGCSCLAFDFRAHDHSGGGFTTCGAKEILDLAAAVDYVSSEPRRLGRIVVCGLSMGASTGIRLAAQDPRIKAVIAESPYLTLEHATHAWCRATAGPFGPLLSEAMCRAAKARWNVEPAEVSPMRAAAALVDTPLLVLAAGRDKLAPPESVRKIAEAAPLGQLVVLKRAMHAACWATDGATVATVAEAFIRRVTTPMQVAPKPDI